CCGATTGCACGAGCAGCGCATATTCACCGCTCCTGTGATCCGGATCGCAGGAAAGCCGGCCGATTCCCGCCAGCGCTCCCGTGTCCTTTTCAAGAGCGACGAAGGCGATGTCGCGCTCGTAGTCGAGCTGTGTGAGCCGCTTCAGCATCTGGTCCGGGAAGTTCTTCCGCAGCGACAGGAAGCGCAGTCTGAGGTCGTCGGGAGAAATCTTCGCCAGGAACGCGGGATAAAGCGCCACGTCCGCCGGCATGATCGGCCGGATGTGAAAGGTCATGCCGTCCGACTGGAGATCGCGGCTCCATCCCGACGGATAGGGCCTTATGGCAAGCGCCGGGTTCGGCGCCGGCTCATCCACCCGTCGCGGGTCGATCTCGATACGCGCATCGAGCGCAACCACGCCTTCGGCATCGGCCAGCAGCGGGTTGATGTCGAGGGAGACGAGGCAGGGGAAGTCGACGATCATTTGCGACAGGCCGTTCAGCGCGGCGATGATCGCGCCTCGGTTGGCCGGCTTGCGATCGCGATAGCCGGCAAGCAGGCGGCCTATCCTGGTCGCGTCGATCGCGTCTCCGGCCAGCACGTCGTCAAGCGGCGGCAGGGCGATCGCGGTATCGTTCACGACCTCGACCGCCGTGCCGCCGGCGCCGAACAGAATGACCGGGCCGAACATCGGGTCGAGGTTCATGCCCAGTATGAGTTCCTGAGCATGCTTGCGCGCGACCATGGCTTGCACCGTGTAGCCGTCCGCCTTCACCTGCGGCGACCGCGTGCGCAGGCGCGTCTCGATCGACCGGGCGGCCTCCGCGGCCTTCTCCGCGGTCGCGATGTCGAGGACCACGCCGCCGACATCCGACTTGTGCGAGACCACCTTCGACAGCAATTTGACGACCACTGCTTCAGAGCTTTCGAGAAGCTCGCCGGCGGCCTGGGCCACTTCCACGACGGATCCGGCGACGATGGTTCGCGGCACGGGGATTCCGTAGGCTTCTATCGCCGCTTTTGCTTCCGGCTCCGTCAGCATGCGTCGCCCTTCGGCGGCCACCTTCCGTAAGATGGCGTGCGCCGATGCCTTGCCATCGGCCTGATCGCCACCCCGGCTCGGGGGAGTCCGCAGCAGCGCCCGCTGAGCGCGCGACCATTCGCCGAGATAGGACGCCGCGATCGCCGCGTCCTCCGGCGTCTCGAAGCTCGCGATGCCGGCTTCCGTCAGGACGCGCCGGCCTTGGCGCGCGGTATGCTCGCCAAGCCAGCACGCGAGAAGCGGTTTTCCGCCGATCTCGCCGTCGTCGCCAAGCTCGGCGACCTTCCTGGCCGCGTCCGGCGAGGAACCGAGCCCGGTGGGGCAATTCATGACCAGGATAACGTCCGTCCCCGGATCCGCCGCCAGGGCTTCGAGCGCCGCCCCGTAGCGCTCCGGCGCGGCGTCACCGACGATGTCGACCGGGTTCGCATGCGACCAGGTCGGCGGCAGCGCCCGGTCGAGCCGCTCGATCGTCGAGGGCGCAAGTTCGGCCAGCTCGCCTCCACGATCGACGATCTTGTCGACGGCAAGCACGCCGGCCCCGCCGCCATTGGTGACGATGCCGACCCGCGCCCGCTCGAGGGGAGCGTGACGGGCGACAGTCTCGGCGGCATCGAGCAGCTCGGCGAGATCATCGACACGCAGCACGCCTGCCCTGCGCAAGGCGGCGTCGACCACCCTGTCGGCGCCCGAAAGCGCTCCGGTATGCGTCGCGGCCGCCCTGGCCGCCTGCTCGTGCCGCCCGGGCTTGATCGCGATAACCGGCTTGAGGCGCGCCGCCGCCCGCGCGGCCGACATGAACTTGCGCGGATTGGGTATGGTTTCGAGATACATCACGATTGCTCGCGTGTGGAAATCGCCCGCCAGCATGTCGAGGCAGTCGCCGACATCGACGTCCGCCATGTCGCCGAGGGAAATGATCCGGGAAAAGCCGACATTGTTCTCGGCCGCCCAGTCGATCAGCGACGTGGCGATGGCGCCGGACTGCGAGATCAGCGCAATGTTCCCGGGCCGCGCCGCCATATGGGCGAAACCGGCGTTGAGCTTCGCCGGGGGAACCATCAGCCCGACGGTGTTCGGGCCAATGATGCGCATGAGCGAGGGCTTGGCCGAATCGAGCATCGCCTGGCGCAGACCATTGGCGTGATTGAGCCCCGCGGTGATGACGACGGCGGCGCGCGTCCCCTTCTCGCCCAGTTCCCGCACGATATCGGGCACAGTCTCGGGAGGGGTCACGATCACGGCCAGATCGGGAACCCCCGGCAGATCGGCGACCCTGCCGTAGCAGCGGTGGCCGACCACCTGCGCATGTTTGGGATTGACCGGCCAGATCTCCCCCTCGAAGCCGCCGCCGACGATGTTGTCGAAGACAACGCGGCCGACCGAGCCAACGCGCTCGGTCGCGCCGACGACAACGACGGATTTCGGTGAGACCGCGTATTCAAGATTTCGGATTGTCATCCTGGAGAACTCCTTGCCGCCACATTCACCGAAGGCGGCTAGCATTCATTGCGCTGGATCAAAGCGCCATCCGACCCCGGCGGCTAGCTACTGCCCTCAAGCTGTCGCTGCTGGCGAAGATCGCCATGGAAGGAGGATCCGATGAGCTATTACTTCAGCAAGAGCCTCGACATGCCGTTCGCGGCGGCGATCGAACACGTCACCAGAAAGCTTGCCGGCAAGGGCTTCGGCATCCTGACGAGGATCGATGTCCAGCACACGATGAAGGTCAAGCTGGGCGTCGACTTCAAGCCATATATGATCCTCGGTGCCTGCAATCCGCATTTCGCATGGCGCGCGCTGCAGGCCGAGGACAAGATCGGCGCGATGCTGCCCTGTAACGTGATCGCGACCGAGACCGCCCCCGGCAAGACCGAGGTGGCGGCGGTCGATCCGATGGTGGCGATGGGAGCGATCGACAACCCGCAACTTGCCGCGACGGCAAAGGATGTCCGGCTTTTGCTGCGGGAAATGATCGACGAGCTTTGACAGCCGTCATGAACGAATCCGTGCTGCGGCGCGCGCTGCTGATCATAGCCGTTCTCGGCCTGGCGCTCGGACTGGGCGTCTGGCGAAACGGTATCGACATCGCCTCGCCCGATACGATCTGGACAGCGGCAACGCTGCCCGTCGTGGCGGCGCTTGCCATCTCGATCCTGCGAGATTTCTGGATCGGCCGGGTCGGCGTCGACACGATCGCGCTGGTTTCGATGTCGGCGGCGCTGCTGCTTGGGCAGGCCTTGGCGGCGGTGGTCGTCGCCATCATGTATGCCGGTGGCACCGTGCTTGAAGATCTGGCACGCGGCCGGGCGGAGCGGAATCTCAGGGCTCTGACCGACAGGGCGCCGCGTGTGGCGCACCGGAAATCCGCACATGGCACCGAAACTGTCGCGATCGACCAGGTGGCGGTCGGCGACGAGCTTCTGGTGCGCGCCGGCGAATTGCTGCCCGTGGACGGCGTCCTGATCGACGCCTCGGCCCAGGTCGATGAGTCGACGGTCACCGGAGAGCCCCTGCCGGAGCGGCGCGGCGCCGGCGACGCATTGCGCAGCGGCACCGTCAATGTCGGCGAGGTCTTTGTCATGCGGGCCTCGGCTATCGCTGACAAAAGCACCTACGCCGCGATCGTGCGCATGGTCGCCGCCGCGCAAACCGCCAAGGCGCCGCTCATACGCATTGCCGACCGTTTTGCCCTGCTCTTGCTTCCGGCCACGCTGCTGATCGCCGCCATCGCCTGGTATCTTTCCGGTGATCCGATCCGCGCTCTCGCCGTCCTGGTGGTCGCGACGCCCTGCCCGCTGATCCTCGCGGCGCCCGTCGCATTCATCGGCGGTGTGTCGCGTGCCGCCCGCGCCGGCATCCTCATGAAGGGCAGCGCGGCGCTGGAGGCGCTTGCCCAGATACGCACCGCGATCTTCGACAAGACGGGGACCCTGACGCTCGGCGGCGCCGAGTTGATCGAGATCGACGTCGCTCCAGGCCAGGGAACCGATGAACCGCTGCGGCTGCTCGCCTCGCTTGAACAGGCTTCGCACCACGTTCTTGCGGATTCGATTGTCCGCATTGCCCGCCATGGGAACCTTTTGCTTTCCCAACCCTGTGATGTCCGCGAGCATCGGGGAGAAGGCCTTGAAGGTCAGGTGGATGGGATGTCGGTCGTGGCCGGATCGAGGCCGCTGGTTCTTGGAAACGGGCCATTGCCCAACTGGGCGGAGAGCGGAGAGAGCCGGTATCGCGACACGCAGGTGCTCAGGGTGTTTGTGGCCATCGATGGCCGGCTTGCCGCTGTTTTCACATTCGGAGACGCCATACGCGAGGATGCGCCCGGCACTGTCGAGGCTTTGCGTTCGGCAGGCGTCACCCGGATAGTCATGCTGACTGGCGATGACGGCGCGGCGGCCGAAAAGGTCTCCGCTTCGCTCGATCTTGATGCCGTCTTCGCCAACGCCACGCCGGCCGACAAGGTTGGGACAGTCGAGGCCGAAAAGGCTGCGGCGCCGACGATGATGGTCGGCGACGGCATCAACGATGCGCCTGCCCTTGCCGCGGCGACCGTAGGCATTGCCATGGGAGCCCGCGGCGGGACAGCTTCGTCCGAGGCGGCGGACGTGGTCGTGCTGACCGAC
This region of Mesorhizobium sp. M2A.F.Ca.ET.046.03.2.1 genomic DNA includes:
- a CDS encoding heavy metal translocating P-type ATPase; the encoded protein is MNESVLRRALLIIAVLGLALGLGVWRNGIDIASPDTIWTAATLPVVAALAISILRDFWIGRVGVDTIALVSMSAALLLGQALAAVVVAIMYAGGTVLEDLARGRAERNLRALTDRAPRVAHRKSAHGTETVAIDQVAVGDELLVRAGELLPVDGVLIDASAQVDESTVTGEPLPERRGAGDALRSGTVNVGEVFVMRASAIADKSTYAAIVRMVAAAQTAKAPLIRIADRFALLLLPATLLIAAIAWYLSGDPIRALAVLVVATPCPLILAAPVAFIGGVSRAARAGILMKGSAALEALAQIRTAIFDKTGTLTLGGAELIEIDVAPGQGTDEPLRLLASLEQASHHVLADSIVRIARHGNLLLSQPCDVREHRGEGLEGQVDGMSVVAGSRPLVLGNGPLPNWAESGESRYRDTQVLRVFVAIDGRLAAVFTFGDAIREDAPGTVEALRSAGVTRIVMLTGDDGAAAEKVSASLDLDAVFANATPADKVGTVEAEKAAAPTMMVGDGINDAPALAAATVGIAMGARGGTASSEAADVVVLTDRLEPVAEALRIARRTRGIALQSIVVGLGLSGAAMIAAAMGHITPVAGALLQEGIDVAVIVNALRALGDGRLGHDRNGRTS
- a CDS encoding DUF302 domain-containing protein, producing the protein MSYYFSKSLDMPFAAAIEHVTRKLAGKGFGILTRIDVQHTMKVKLGVDFKPYMILGACNPHFAWRALQAEDKIGAMLPCNVIATETAPGKTEVAAVDPMVAMGAIDNPQLAATAKDVRLLLREMIDEL
- a CDS encoding bifunctional acetate--CoA ligase family protein/GNAT family N-acetyltransferase gives rise to the protein MTIRNLEYAVSPKSVVVVGATERVGSVGRVVFDNIVGGGFEGEIWPVNPKHAQVVGHRCYGRVADLPGVPDLAVIVTPPETVPDIVRELGEKGTRAAVVITAGLNHANGLRQAMLDSAKPSLMRIIGPNTVGLMVPPAKLNAGFAHMAARPGNIALISQSGAIATSLIDWAAENNVGFSRIISLGDMADVDVGDCLDMLAGDFHTRAIVMYLETIPNPRKFMSAARAAARLKPVIAIKPGRHEQAARAAATHTGALSGADRVVDAALRRAGVLRVDDLAELLDAAETVARHAPLERARVGIVTNGGGAGVLAVDKIVDRGGELAELAPSTIERLDRALPPTWSHANPVDIVGDAAPERYGAALEALAADPGTDVILVMNCPTGLGSSPDAARKVAELGDDGEIGGKPLLACWLGEHTARQGRRVLTEAGIASFETPEDAAIAASYLGEWSRAQRALLRTPPSRGGDQADGKASAHAILRKVAAEGRRMLTEPEAKAAIEAYGIPVPRTIVAGSVVEVAQAAGELLESSEAVVVKLLSKVVSHKSDVGGVVLDIATAEKAAEAARSIETRLRTRSPQVKADGYTVQAMVARKHAQELILGMNLDPMFGPVILFGAGGTAVEVVNDTAIALPPLDDVLAGDAIDATRIGRLLAGYRDRKPANRGAIIAALNGLSQMIVDFPCLVSLDINPLLADAEGVVALDARIEIDPRRVDEPAPNPALAIRPYPSGWSRDLQSDGMTFHIRPIMPADVALYPAFLAKISPDDLRLRFLSLRKNFPDQMLKRLTQLDYERDIAFVALEKDTGALAGIGRLSCDPDHRSGEYALLVQSDLQGHGLGWDLLKQVIDYAKAERIGRIEGTILNENRKMLTMCLEFGFSIAHHPSEPGLSVATLEVR